The following are encoded in a window of Drosophila simulans strain w501 chromosome 3L, Prin_Dsim_3.1, whole genome shotgun sequence genomic DNA:
- the LOC27207249 gene encoding keratin-associated protein 5-1: MCMQVQRFGCRVPVSSSRCKTDATRSCRKPGARCKTFCTPPPRCISRSCCTSGSCCKSGSCRGPCGSCSSGCAGCLSSCCGIFPETCSGPWCESCLDPSWFSWLAPDLGRSCCCACMTCCRSKC, from the coding sequence ATGTGCATGCAAGTTCAACGGTTTGGATGTCGAGTTCCAGTTTCTAGTTCCCGCTGTAAGACCGATGCAACCAGATCTTGTCGAAAGCCCGGAGCTCGCTGCAAAACCTTCTGCACTCCCCCACCTCGCTGTATTTCCAGATCCTGCTGCACATCCGGATCCTGTTGCAAGTCTGGATCCTGCCGCGGACCATGTGGGTCGTGCTCGAGTGGCTGTGCAGGATGCTTATCCTCCTGCTGTGGGATATTCCCCGAAACCTGCTCTGGTCCGTGGTGTGAGTCCTGTCTGGATCCTTCCTGGTTCTCATGGCTGGCGCCCGATCTCGGGCGATCCTGCTGTTGTGCTTGCATGACCTGTTGTCGATCCAAGTGCTGA
- the LOC6738040 gene encoding phosphate carrier protein, mitochondrial, whose translation MFSSFFETARNSPFRTPLSVARCDAAAPVVDPQPVEGRQIAAAATPVANQQDSCEFGSTKYFALCGIGGILSCGTTHTFVVPLDLVKCRLQVDQAKYKNLVHGFKVTVAEEGARGLAKGWFPTLLGYSAQGLCKFGLYELFKVKYADIIGEENAYLYRTSLYLAASASAEFFADIALAPFEAAKVKIQTIPGFANNFREAVPKMLKEEGVNAFYKGLVPLWMRQIPYTMMKFACFERTVELLYKYVVPKPRADCTKGEQLIVTFAAGYIAGVFCAVVSHPADVVVSKLNQSKGASAISVAKSLGFSGMWNGLTPRIIMIGTLTALQWFIYDGVKVALGIPRPPPPEMPASLKAKQH comes from the exons ATGTTCTCCAGCTTCTTTGAAACTGCCCGGAACTCGCCATTCCGCACCCCCCTGTCGGTGGCAAGATGCGATGCCGCCGCCCCAGTGGTGGATCCCCAGCCGGTTGAGGGTCGCCAGATCGCCGCCGCCGCTACTCCGGTGGCCAACCAGCAGGATTCGTGCGAATTCGGCAGCACCAAGTACTTCGCTCTGTGCGGAATTGGTGGCATCCTCAGCTGCGGCACCACCCACACCTTCGTGGTCCCACTGGATCTGGTGAAGTGCCGTCTGCAGGTCGACCAGGCCAAGTACAAGAATCTGGTGCACGGATTCAAGGTCACCGTGGCGGAGGAGGGCGCCCGCGGACTGGCTAAGGGCTGGTTCCCCACCCTGCTCGGCTACTCGGCTCAG GGTCTCTGCAAGTTCGGTCTGTACGAGTTGTTCAAGGTGAAGTACGCTGATATCATTGGTGAGGAGAACGCCTACCTGTACCGCACCTCCTTGTATCTGGCTGCTTCCGCTTCGGCCGAGTTCTTCGCCGATATCGCTCTGGCGCCGTTCGAGGCCGCCAAGGTGAAGATCCAGACTATTCCCGGATTCGCCAACAACTTCCGCGAGGCAGTGCCCAAGATGCTGAAGGAGGAGGGCGTCAATGCCTTCTACAAGGGTCTGGTTCCCCTGTGGATGCGACAGATCCCCTACACCATGATGAAGTTCGCTTGCTTCGAGCGCACCGTGGAGCTGCTCTACAA GTATGTGGTGCCCAAGCCTCGTGCCGACTGCACCAAGGGCGAGCAGCTGATCGTGACCTTCGCTGCTGGCTACATCGCCGGTGTGTTCTGCGCCGTGGTGTCGCATCCCGCTGATGTGGTGGTGTCCAAGCTGAACCAGTCCAAGGGAGCCAGCGCCATCAGCGTGGCCAAGTCGCTGGGCTTCAGTGGCATGTGGAACGGATTGACTCCTCGTATTATCATGATCGGTACCCTGACCGCTCTGCAGTGGTTCATCTACGATGGTGTGAAGGTCGCCCTCGGCATTCcccgcccaccaccaccagagATGCCCGCTAGCCTGAAGGCCAAGCAGCATTAA
- the LOC6738043 gene encoding COMM domain-containing protein 4, with product MKFRFCGEGDCPDWVLAEIISTLSNLSIENLEQLSDLVAQRICGETFEEAKIKSLTSTLTNEGKTAVACINFMLTSAARYSCSESIFGEEIQLLGLPKDHAAAMCRVLQKHSAAIRQTLINKSFRINELASVRDISTPGQTPPNYATLELKISQELVDGLPKDTTHVLNIDRAQMKALLAELKLARDVMQKNENKPDS from the exons ATG AAATTCCGCTTCTGTGGCGAAGGCGATTGTCCCGATTGGGTCTTAGCTGAGATCATATCAACACTCTCGAACTTGAGCATTGAAAACTTGGAACAACTTAGCGATTTAGTGGCACAACGAATTTGTGGAGAGACATTTGAG gaagcgaaaataaaatcgCTGACATCTACTTTAACTAATGAGGGTAAAACCGCCGTGGCATGCATCAATTTTATGCTGACCAGCGCAGCTCGCTATAGCTGTAGCGAAAGCATTTTTGGCGAGGAGATCCAGCTACTGGGACTGCCTAAGGACCATGCCGCAGCCATGTGCAGAGTCCTCCAAAAGCATTCCGCCGCCATACGGCAAACACTTATAAACAAATCTTTTAGGA TTAACGAACTGGCAAGCGTCCGAGACATATCTACGCCCGGGCAAACGCCTCCAAACTATGCCACCTTGGAACTTAAGATCTCGCAAGAACTGGTCGATGGCCTACCAAAGGATACCACCCATGTTCTTAACATTGATCGCGCCCAAATGAAGGCTCTGCTGGCGGAGCTGAAATTGGCACGTGATGTtatgcaaaaaaatgaaaataaaccaGATTCCTAA
- the LOC6738042 gene encoding leucokinin translates to MAKIVLCMVLLAFGRQVYGASLAPAPISGQDPELATCELQLSKYRKFILQAILSFEDVCDAYSSRPGGQDADSEVWLFRHYAPPPTSQRGEIWAFFRLLMAQFGDADFSPIIRDAVIERCRIKSQLQRDEKRNSVVLGKKQRFHSWGGKRSPEPPILPDY, encoded by the coding sequence ATGGCAAAGATAGTCCTGTGTATGGTGCTCCTGGCCTTTGGCCGTCAAGTCTATGGAGCCAGCCTGGCGCCGGCACCGATTTCTGGACAGGATCCCGAGTTGGCAACCTGTGAGCTGCAGCTCTCCAAGTACCGCAAGTTCATCCTCCAGGCAATCCTGAGCTTCGAGGATGTCTGCGACGCGTACAGCTCCAGGCCCGGTGGCCAGGATGCGGACTCGGAGGTATGGCTCTTCCGGCACTAcgccccaccacccacatcccAGCGTGGCGAGATCTGGGCCTTCTTCCGCCTGCTAATGGCCCAGTTCGGTGACGCGGATTTCTCGCCCATCATTCGGGATGCGGTGATCGAAAGGTGCCGCATCAAATCCCAGCTGCAGCGTGACGAGAAGCGCAACTCCGTGGTGCTGGGCAAGAAGCAGCGGTTCCACTCGTGGGGCGGCAAAAGGTCACCGGAACCACCGATCCTGCCGGACTACTAA
- the LOC6738041 gene encoding protein phosphatase 1 regulatory subunit 3B isoform X2 yields MVNNASAAVQGQGPSQQKAGATPLGVGSRSGRSYLERMASAPLLTNQPKSCLSRKSCLHKSQNTTASSADLSPTDTDVTDSASHSCICSKDSDSNGEVSRGPKKHVIFADDEGLSLTEVRVMSEPSNVPPYWSMKFLEQITQGLVSPHPPDQWTVDFKQPASDYLSFRQKIERDFVSLENVIVKDEESIVVGTIKVKNIDFQKEIIVRVTWDDWKSQQDIFCTYARAYGPATCAHVVFDTFSFKITLPPSSKRLEFCICYRTNETEYWDNNDGKNYTISKRSPFYYNALSPYDKGQNRNSSQQIRSTLTDALAKVQDQNGWHQEPHTPYW; encoded by the exons ATGGTCAACAACGCCTCGGCGGCGGTCCAGGGTCAGGGCCCCAGTCAGCAGAAGGCGGGTGCCACGCCCCTGGGCGTGGGCAGTCGTTCCGGACGGAGTTACCTGGAGCGAATGGCCTCGGCGCCGCTACTCACCAATCAGCCCAAATCCTGTCTCAGCCGCAAATCCTGCCTGCACAAATCCCAGAACACTACAGCCAGTTCCGCAGATCTCTCGCCGACCGACACCGATGTCACGGACAGTGCCAGTCATAGCTGTATCTGCAGCAAGGACAGCGACAGCAACGGCGAAGTGAG CCGTGGCCCCAAAAAGCATGTGATCTTCGCTGATGATGAGGGTCTATCGCTAACCGAGGTTCGTGTTATGTCCGAACCCTCGAATGTGCCGCCCTATTGGAGCATGAAGTTTCTGGAGCAAATTACACAGGGCCTGGTCAGCCCACATCCTCCGGATCAGTGGACAGTGGACTTCAAGCAGCCAGCCTCAGACTATCTATCATTTAG ACAAAAGATAGAACGCGACTTTGTTTCCTTGGAGAATGTGATCGTCAAGGATGAGGAATCGATTGTCGTGGGCACCATCAAGGTGAAGAACATCGACTTCCAGAAGGAGATCATTGTCCGTGTGACCTGGGATGATTGGAAGAGCCAGCAGGATATCTTCTGTACATACGCCAGGGCCTATGGACCGGCTACTTGTGCTCATGTAGTCTTCGATACATTCTCCTTCAAGATCACCTTGCCGCCATCCTCCAAGCGCCTGGAATTCTGCATCTGCTACCGCACCAACGAAACCGAATATTGGGATAATAATGAT GGTAAAAACTACACCATCAGCAAGCGATCGCCCTTCTATTACAACGCCTTGTCGCCCTATGATAAGGGTCAGAATCGCAACTCGAGCCAGCAAATAAGGTCCACCCTGACCGATGCCTTGGCCAAGGTGCAAGACCAAAATGGCTGGCACCAGGAGCCACATACGCCATATTGGTGA
- the LOC6738041 gene encoding protein phosphatase 1 regulatory subunit 3C-B isoform X1 — protein MISHSPPIFSHSPPVSFLADFMSGHPRQSLNYNDEPNRASRYCRPQVITLASKAMVNNASAAVQGQGPSQQKAGATPLGVGSRSGRSYLERMASAPLLTNQPKSCLSRKSCLHKSQNTTASSADLSPTDTDVTDSASHSCICSKDSDSNGEVSRGPKKHVIFADDEGLSLTEVRVMSEPSNVPPYWSMKFLEQITQGLVSPHPPDQWTVDFKQPASDYLSFRQKIERDFVSLENVIVKDEESIVVGTIKVKNIDFQKEIIVRVTWDDWKSQQDIFCTYARAYGPATCAHVVFDTFSFKITLPPSSKRLEFCICYRTNETEYWDNNDGKNYTISKRSPFYYNALSPYDKGQNRNSSQQIRSTLTDALAKVQDQNGWHQEPHTPYW, from the exons atgatttcgCACAGTCCGCCCATATTCAGTCACAGTCCACCCGTTAGTTTTCTGGCGGACTTCATGAGCGGACATCCCCGTCAATCGTTGAA CTACAATGACGAGCCCAACAGAGCGTCGCGCTACTGCCGGCCCCAAGTGATAACTCTGGCCTCCAAAGCCATGGTCAACAACGCCTCGGCGGCGGTCCAGGGTCAGGGCCCCAGTCAGCAGAAGGCGGGTGCCACGCCCCTGGGCGTGGGCAGTCGTTCCGGACGGAGTTACCTGGAGCGAATGGCCTCGGCGCCGCTACTCACCAATCAGCCCAAATCCTGTCTCAGCCGCAAATCCTGCCTGCACAAATCCCAGAACACTACAGCCAGTTCCGCAGATCTCTCGCCGACCGACACCGATGTCACGGACAGTGCCAGTCATAGCTGTATCTGCAGCAAGGACAGCGACAGCAACGGCGAAGTGAG CCGTGGCCCCAAAAAGCATGTGATCTTCGCTGATGATGAGGGTCTATCGCTAACCGAGGTTCGTGTTATGTCCGAACCCTCGAATGTGCCGCCCTATTGGAGCATGAAGTTTCTGGAGCAAATTACACAGGGCCTGGTCAGCCCACATCCTCCGGATCAGTGGACAGTGGACTTCAAGCAGCCAGCCTCAGACTATCTATCATTTAG ACAAAAGATAGAACGCGACTTTGTTTCCTTGGAGAATGTGATCGTCAAGGATGAGGAATCGATTGTCGTGGGCACCATCAAGGTGAAGAACATCGACTTCCAGAAGGAGATCATTGTCCGTGTGACCTGGGATGATTGGAAGAGCCAGCAGGATATCTTCTGTACATACGCCAGGGCCTATGGACCGGCTACTTGTGCTCATGTAGTCTTCGATACATTCTCCTTCAAGATCACCTTGCCGCCATCCTCCAAGCGCCTGGAATTCTGCATCTGCTACCGCACCAACGAAACCGAATATTGGGATAATAATGAT GGTAAAAACTACACCATCAGCAAGCGATCGCCCTTCTATTACAACGCCTTGTCGCCCTATGATAAGGGTCAGAATCGCAACTCGAGCCAGCAAATAAGGTCCACCCTGACCGATGCCTTGGCCAAGGTGCAAGACCAAAATGGCTGGCACCAGGAGCCACATACGCCATATTGGTGA
- the LOC27208102 gene encoding uncharacterized protein LOC27208102: MSFNCIYFLIILSGRLYITCAEKNVSIIENGRCLDCRKENKEMCRIKETGFSCYEGNFYRRLGRLQGEFPKTTNKEEVCVPPGMHIDTINAKVCCVWSPEIGCQILLTEDHQGEFCFTCRVKYKMEYKGLISCPCVKSEGLGEVHVKSWQTFVFTCLLIKLSSFTMGF, translated from the exons atgtcttttaattgtatatattttcttattataCTCAGTGGGAGACTGTATATCACCTGTGCCGAAAAAAACGTGTCTATAATAGAAAATGGAAGATGTTTAGACTGTAGGAAGGAGAATAAGGAAATGTGTCGGATTAAAGAGACAGGATTTAGTTGTTATGAAGGAAACTTTTATAGGCGATTGGGACGATTACAAGGTGAATTCCCCAAAACAACCAATAAAGAGGAGGTTTGCGTTCCACCCGGAATGCATATCG aTACTATTAATGCCAAAGTCTGCTGCGTTTGGTCGCCTGAAATCGGTTGTCAAATATTATTAACTGAAGATCACCAGGGCGAATTTTGCTTCACTTGCAGagtgaaatataaaatggaaTACAAAGGACTAATTTCCTGTCCGTGTGTAAAAAGTGAAGGATTGGGCGAAGTCCATGTGAAATCATGGCAGACCTTTGTTTTTAcatgtttacttataaaattATCCAGTTTTACGATGGGGTTCTag